In one Thermaerobacter sp. PB12/4term genomic region, the following are encoded:
- the tpiA gene encoding triose-phosphate isomerase encodes MNPAASGGPAGRRPLLAGNWKMHTLPAEAAELAAAVRQGLEGQTPSAEVVLCPPFTSLAAAGRALAGSSIALGAQDLVWGEFGAFTGAISAPMLRELGCRYVIVGHSERRQLLGETDALIQRKLEAALAGGLTPILCVGEDAAQRREGRTAAVVLGQVAFALAGLEPGQAAQVVIAYEPVWAIGSGTPATPGDAQAVAAAIRQLVARLHGPAAAAAVRVLYGGSVKPDNIAGFMAQPDVDGALVGGASLDGAAFARLVREGAAARTGGVPEGGRP; translated from the coding sequence ATGAACCCGGCGGCCTCCGGCGGGCCGGCGGGGCGCAGGCCCCTGCTGGCCGGCAACTGGAAGATGCACACCCTGCCTGCGGAGGCCGCGGAGCTGGCCGCGGCGGTCCGCCAGGGCCTGGAAGGGCAGACCCCGTCCGCCGAGGTGGTGCTCTGCCCGCCCTTCACCTCGCTGGCGGCGGCGGGCCGGGCGCTGGCCGGCAGTTCCATCGCCCTTGGGGCCCAGGACCTGGTCTGGGGCGAGTTCGGTGCCTTCACCGGGGCCATCTCGGCCCCCATGCTGCGGGAGCTGGGCTGCCGCTACGTCATCGTCGGCCACTCGGAGCGGCGCCAGCTGCTGGGCGAGACCGACGCCCTGATCCAGCGCAAGCTGGAAGCGGCCCTGGCGGGCGGGCTCACCCCGATCCTGTGCGTCGGCGAGGATGCCGCCCAGCGCCGGGAGGGCCGCACGGCGGCGGTGGTGCTGGGGCAGGTGGCCTTCGCCTTGGCGGGCCTCGAGCCGGGCCAGGCCGCCCAGGTGGTCATCGCCTACGAGCCCGTGTGGGCCATCGGCAGCGGCACCCCGGCCACCCCCGGCGACGCCCAGGCGGTGGCAGCGGCCATCCGCCAGCTGGTGGCGCGGCTGCACGGCCCCGCCGCGGCCGCTGCGGTGCGGGTGCTGTACGGCGGCAGCGTCAAGCCCGACAACATCGCCGGCTTCATGGCGCAGCCCGATGTGGACGGCGCCCTGGTGGGCGGCGCCTCCCTGGACGGGGCGGCCTTCGCCCGGCTGGTCCGGGAAGGCGCGGCGGCCCGGACCGGCGGTGTCCCGGAGGGAGGCCGGCCATGA
- the pgk gene encoding phosphoglycerate kinase — translation MRKRSVRDLDVRGRRVLVRADFNVPLEGGRITDDTRIRAALPTIRYLLEQGAAVILCSHLGRPKGKVVEELRLAPVARRLEELLGRPVRALPEVVGPQVEREVAGLQPGEVVLLENLRFHPGETANDPEFAAALARLADAYVNDAFGAAHRAHASVVGVAERLPAAAGFLLERELQVLGDLLERPRRPFWAVLGGAKVSDKIGVIERLLEVCDGLAIGGAMANTLLAARGFDVGRSIYEPEQVEPARRWLETAGDRLLLPADVVVTEKLEPGAPSRVVPVDRIPAGAMAVDVGPATLAAWQERLRGAGTVFWNGPLGVFEVEPFHRGTFALAEFLAGLEAVTVVGGGDSVAAVQRTGVAGRIDHISTGGGASLELLEGKELPGVAVLPEAPAPRGNGSGPGGAGAAGGASERGGPAGPGGGMAG, via the coding sequence TTGCGCAAGCGCTCGGTGCGCGATCTGGATGTGCGCGGCCGGCGGGTGCTGGTCCGCGCCGACTTCAACGTTCCCCTGGAAGGCGGCCGCATCACCGACGACACCCGCATCCGCGCCGCCCTTCCCACCATCCGCTACCTGCTGGAGCAGGGCGCGGCGGTCATCCTCTGCTCCCACCTGGGCCGGCCCAAGGGCAAGGTGGTGGAGGAGCTCAGGCTGGCCCCCGTGGCCCGGCGCCTGGAGGAGCTTTTGGGCCGGCCGGTGCGGGCCCTGCCGGAGGTGGTGGGGCCCCAGGTGGAGCGGGAAGTGGCCGGTCTCCAGCCCGGTGAGGTGGTTTTGCTGGAGAACCTGCGCTTCCATCCGGGGGAGACGGCCAACGACCCGGAGTTTGCCGCTGCCCTGGCCCGCCTGGCCGATGCGTATGTGAACGATGCCTTTGGCGCCGCCCACCGGGCCCATGCCTCGGTGGTCGGCGTGGCGGAGCGCCTGCCCGCGGCGGCCGGGTTCCTCCTGGAGAGGGAGCTGCAGGTGCTGGGCGATCTGCTGGAACGCCCCCGGCGGCCCTTCTGGGCTGTGCTGGGCGGCGCCAAGGTGTCGGACAAGATCGGGGTCATCGAGCGGCTCCTGGAGGTGTGCGACGGCCTGGCCATCGGCGGCGCCATGGCCAACACGCTGCTCGCGGCGCGGGGCTTCGACGTGGGCCGCTCCATCTACGAACCCGAGCAGGTCGAACCGGCCCGGCGGTGGCTGGAGACCGCCGGCGATCGCCTGCTGCTGCCCGCCGACGTGGTGGTGACCGAGAAGCTCGAGCCGGGGGCGCCCAGCCGGGTGGTGCCCGTGGACCGGATCCCCGCCGGGGCCATGGCCGTGGACGTGGGACCGGCCACCCTGGCGGCCTGGCAGGAGCGGCTGCGGGGGGCGGGCACCGTGTTCTGGAACGGTCCCCTGGGGGTGTTCGAGGTGGAGCCCTTCCACCGGGGAACCTTTGCCCTGGCGGAGTTCCTGGCGGGGCTGGAGGCGGTGACGGTGGTGGGAGGCGGCGACAGCGTGGCGGCGGTCCAGCGCACCGGTGTGGCCGGCCGGATCGACCACATCTCCACGGGGGGCGGGGCGTCGCTGGAACTGCTGGAAGGCAAGGAGCTGCCCGGGGTGGCGGTCTTACCCGAGGCGCCCGCGCCCCGCGGAAACGGGAGCGGGCCGGGCGGTGCGGGTGCGGCCGGTGGCGCCAGCGAGCGCGGCGGCCCGGCCGGGCCGGGCGGGGGGATGGCGGGATGA
- the gap gene encoding type I glyceraldehyde-3-phosphate dehydrogenase translates to MAVRVGINGFGSIGRRFFRQAWRRDDIEIVAVNDLAPAATFAHLLKYDSNYGIFDADVRAEDDALIVDGKRIRFTAIKDPAQLAWDQAGAEVVIESTGVFTDATKAVAHIEGGGAKKVIISAPAKNEDITIVLGVNHDRYDPARHRVISNASCTTNCLAPVAKVLDDRFGIVRGLMTTVHAYTNDQRILDLPHKDLRRARAGAMNIIPTTTGAAKAVGLVLPHLQGRLNGFALRVPVSTVSIVDLVAELKQPVTVEQVNQAFAEAAAGPLKGILGYTEEPLVSSDFRGSTYSSVVDALSTMVMEGNMVKVVAWYDNEWGYAARLVDLVAFIGEKGL, encoded by the coding sequence ATGGCCGTTCGGGTTGGCATCAACGGGTTCGGCAGCATCGGCCGCCGGTTCTTCCGGCAAGCCTGGCGCCGGGACGACATCGAGATCGTGGCCGTCAATGACCTGGCGCCGGCGGCCACCTTCGCCCACCTGCTCAAGTACGACTCCAACTACGGCATCTTCGACGCCGACGTCCGGGCAGAGGACGACGCCCTGATCGTCGACGGCAAGCGCATCCGCTTCACCGCCATCAAGGACCCGGCCCAGCTGGCCTGGGACCAGGCGGGGGCCGAGGTGGTCATCGAGTCCACCGGCGTGTTCACCGACGCCACCAAGGCGGTGGCCCACATCGAGGGCGGCGGGGCGAAGAAGGTGATCATCTCCGCCCCGGCCAAGAACGAGGACATCACCATCGTCCTGGGCGTCAACCACGACCGGTATGATCCCGCCCGGCACCGGGTGATCTCCAACGCCTCCTGCACCACCAACTGCCTGGCCCCCGTGGCCAAGGTCCTGGACGACCGCTTCGGCATCGTCCGCGGGCTGATGACCACCGTCCACGCCTACACCAACGACCAGCGCATCCTGGACCTGCCCCACAAGGACCTCCGGCGGGCGCGGGCCGGGGCGATGAACATCATCCCCACCACCACCGGCGCGGCCAAGGCCGTGGGCCTGGTGCTGCCCCACCTGCAGGGCCGGCTCAACGGCTTCGCCCTGCGGGTGCCGGTGTCCACGGTGTCCATCGTCGACCTGGTAGCCGAGCTCAAGCAGCCGGTGACGGTGGAACAGGTCAACCAGGCCTTCGCCGAGGCGGCCGCCGGCCCGCTGAAGGGCATCCTGGGTTACACCGAGGAGCCCCTGGTTTCCAGCGACTTCCGCGGCTCCACCTACTCGTCGGTGGTCGACGCCCTCTCCACCATGGTGATGGAGGGGAATATGGTCAAGGTGGTGGCCTGGTACGACAACGAGTGGGGCTATGCCGCCCGCCTGGTCGACCTGGTGGCCTTCATCGGCGAGAAGGGCCTGTGA
- a CDS encoding Asp23/Gls24 family envelope stress response protein, with product MEVIALVGPSGTGKSHRAAAVAREVEADALIDDGLLIRESRIVAGVSAKREATKIGAIRRALFVDPAHRDEVRRALEALRPRRVLILGTSRDMVDRIAATLGLPAPARYIGIEEVATPAGIRRAQLIRRTQGRHVIPAPTFEVKRSFSGYLLDPLRLFYRGKNRPAGSGQVIEKTMVRPTYSSLGRFFITRQVVGSIAAYAAARVTGVAEVLRAGVTDREEGVAITLEVAVEPGRPLRAVLASAQRQALQAVEHMTALNVIALDVVARRLAGGGAGPAEGRGPAAGSTRGGSAQGVDPGEGGPSGAEGVGAAGVAGAGRQGAGGQGAGGQGAGTAAPPPATAAPLKESSGETAMMDP from the coding sequence ATGGAAGTCATCGCCCTGGTGGGGCCGAGCGGAACCGGCAAGAGCCACCGCGCCGCCGCCGTGGCGCGGGAGGTGGAGGCCGACGCCCTGATCGACGACGGGCTGCTCATCCGGGAGAGCCGCATCGTCGCCGGCGTGTCGGCCAAGCGGGAGGCGACCAAGATCGGCGCCATCCGCCGCGCCCTGTTCGTCGACCCGGCCCACCGGGACGAGGTCCGCCGGGCCCTGGAGGCCCTCCGGCCCCGCCGGGTGCTGATCCTGGGCACCTCCCGGGACATGGTGGACCGGATCGCCGCCACCCTGGGGCTGCCGGCTCCAGCGCGCTACATCGGGATCGAAGAGGTGGCCACGCCGGCGGGGATCCGGCGGGCCCAGCTCATCCGCCGGACCCAGGGCCGGCACGTGATCCCGGCGCCCACCTTCGAGGTGAAGCGCAGCTTCTCCGGTTACCTGCTGGACCCGCTGCGCCTGTTCTACCGCGGGAAGAACCGGCCGGCGGGCTCCGGCCAGGTGATCGAGAAGACCATGGTGCGCCCCACCTACAGCTCCCTGGGCCGCTTCTTCATCACCCGCCAGGTGGTGGGCAGCATCGCGGCCTACGCGGCCGCCCGGGTGACGGGGGTGGCCGAGGTGTTGCGGGCCGGCGTTACGGACCGGGAGGAGGGGGTGGCCATCACCCTGGAGGTGGCCGTGGAACCGGGGCGCCCCCTGCGGGCCGTGCTGGCCTCGGCCCAGCGCCAGGCGCTGCAGGCGGTGGAGCACATGACGGCCCTGAACGTGATCGCCCTGGACGTGGTGGCCCGCCGGCTGGCCGGGGGCGGCGCCGGCCCGGCGGAGGGCCGCGGCCCGGCGGCGGGTTCGACCCGGGGCGGTTCGGCCCAGGGCGTTGATCCCGGCGAGGGCGGCCCATCCGGGGCGGAGGGCGTGGGGGCGGCCGGCGTGGCCGGCGCGGGAAGGCAGGGCGCGGGGGGGCAGGGTGCGGGAGGGCAGGGTGCGGGGACGGCGGCACCTCCCCCGGCCACGGCGGCGCCCCTCAAGGAATCATCAGGGGAAACTGCTATGATGGACCCGTAG